Proteins encoded by one window of Vicia villosa cultivar HV-30 ecotype Madison, WI unplaced genomic scaffold, Vvil1.0 ctg.001084F_1_1, whole genome shotgun sequence:
- the LOC131633185 gene encoding kinesin-like protein KIN-14K has protein sequence MAFLKEAQQDQSLDSPDDFFNGIERNGHLGLSAHGEVEAKHRLVLVQWLNSFLPSLDFSTNVTDGELRACLSNGTVLCQILNKLRPDSVTMVSESDHSLPSQSENVKTFLKALDGLGLPRFEISDLEKV, from the exons ATGGCATTTCTGAAGGAAGCACAACAGGACCAGAGTTTGGATAGTCCTGATGACTTTTTCAATGGAATTGAAAGAAATGGTCATTTAGGATTATCCGCTCACGGCGAGGTCGAAG CTAAACATCGATTGGTTTTGGTTCAATGGTTAAATAGTTTTCTTCCTTCGTTGGACTTCTCGACGAATGTCACGGATGGTGAGTTAAGAGCGTGTTTAAGCAATGGTACAGTTTTGTGCCAGATACTTAACAAACTACGACCCGATTCCGTGACTATG GTTAGTGAGTCCGATCATTCGCTGCCATCACAATCCGAAAACGTTAAAACCTTTCTGAAAGCCTTGGATGGATTGGGGTTGCCGCGGTTTGAAATATCAGACCTAGAGAAG GTCTAA